In Rhodamnia argentea isolate NSW1041297 chromosome 4, ASM2092103v1, whole genome shotgun sequence, the following proteins share a genomic window:
- the LOC115756362 gene encoding WD repeat-containing protein VIP3, with protein sequence MKLAGLKSVENAHDESVWATAWVPATEARPALLLTGSLDETVKLWRPDELALERTNAGHFLGVVSVAAHPSGVIAASASIDSFVRVFDVDTNATIATLEAPPSEVWQMQFDPKGTTLAVAGGGSASIKLWDTATWDLIATLSVPRPEQPKPSDKGNKKFVLSVAWSPDGKRLACGSMDGTISIFDVARSKFLHHLEGHFMPVRSLVYSPVEPRLLFSASDDAHVHMYDAEGKSLVGSMSGHASWVLSVDVSPDGAAIATGSSDRTVRLWDLSTRAAVQTMSNHSDQVWGVAFRPMAGAGVRGGGRLASVSDDKSISLYDYS encoded by the exons ATGAAACTCGCGGGTCTCAAGTCCGTCGAGAACGCCCACGACGAGTCGGTGTGGGCCACCGCGTGGGTCCCGGCGACGGAGGCCCGGCCGGCGCTCCTCCTCACCGGCTCGCTCGACGAGACCGTGAAGCTCTGGCGGCCCGACGAGCTGGCCCTCGAGCGGACCAACGCCGGCCACTTCCTCGGCGTCGTCTCCGTGGCCGCTCACCCCTCCGGCGTCATCGCCGCGTCGGCCTCGATCGACAGCTTCGTCAGGGTCTTCGACGTGGACACGAACGCCACGATCGCCACACTCGAGGCTCCTCCGTCGGAAGTCTGGCAAATGCAGTTTGATCCCAAG GGCACCACTCTAGCAGTGGCAGGTGGAGGTAGCGCATCAATCAAGCTTTGGGACACTGCCACATGGGACCTGATTGCAACACTCTCGGTTCCTCGTCCAGAACAGCCCAAGCCCTCCGATAAAGGCAACAAGAAGTTTGTCCTCTCTGTCGCTTGGAGTCCTGATGGGAAAAGGCTTGCCTGCGGTTCAATGGATGGTACAATCTCGATATTCGATGTGGCTCGTTCCAAGTTTCTGCACCACCTGGAAGGCCACTTCATGCCAGTGCGATCTCTTGTATATTCCCCAGTTGAGCCACGGCTGCTCTTTTCTGCATCTGACGATGCTCATGTGCACATGTACGATGCCGAGGGTAAGTCCCTGGTGGGGTCCATGTCTGGCCATGCTAGCTGGGTATTGAGTGTTGATGTCAGCCCGGATGGAGCGGCCATTGCGACCGGTTCAAGTGACAGGACCGTGAGGCTGTGGGATCTTAGTACGAGGGCCGCCGTTCAGACGATGAGCAACCATTCAGATCAAGTTTGGGGGGTTGCCTTTCGACCAATGGCGGGTGCTGGTGTCAGAGGTGGTGGTCGGCTTGCTAGTGTATCTGATGACAAGAGCATATCACTCTATGATTACTCATGA